A stretch of Deltaproteobacteria bacterium DNA encodes these proteins:
- a CDS encoding phenylacetate--CoA ligase yields the protein MVKSFMPAFKNEEELRSLQLKGLQWTVAHAYRGSDFYRRRFDEAGVRPDDITSLDDLKRLPFVTAQDLQEQYPWPLRSVPFEQIVRLHASSGTTGKRKVLIYTARDIDDWADMFARCYEMAGLSRDDRIQICVGYGVWTAGAGFQLGCERFGALAVPAGPGNLDMQMQFLVDFQPTVICSTASMGLLMAEEVNRRGLRDAVNVKKVIFGAERSNDAMRKTILELLGAEQTFDIPGLTELYGPGTGLDCEHHTGIHYWADYYIMELLDPDTLEPVPEGEVGEMVYTTLRKEGAPLIRYRSRDLTRLIPGDCPCGSPLPRHDRILGRSDDMFIIRGVNIYPGHIDEILARQKGVGSEYQIHLERGDDGKDYMTIRVERAGGVSPGDDAGTARVIEREIQKGILVSGTVEIVDHHSLPRTERKSKRVFDNRE from the coding sequence ATGGTGAAATCATTCATGCCCGCCTTTAAAAATGAGGAAGAGCTCAGGTCACTCCAGCTCAAGGGGCTTCAATGGACCGTGGCCCACGCCTACCGGGGGAGCGATTTCTATCGCCGGCGCTTCGATGAGGCGGGAGTGCGGCCGGATGACATAACAAGTCTCGACGACCTGAAGCGATTGCCCTTTGTCACCGCCCAGGACCTGCAGGAACAGTACCCCTGGCCGCTCAGGTCGGTCCCCTTCGAGCAGATCGTGCGGCTTCACGCCTCATCAGGTACCACGGGAAAACGGAAAGTGCTGATCTACACGGCCCGGGATATCGATGACTGGGCCGACATGTTCGCCCGCTGTTATGAAATGGCGGGACTGTCACGGGATGACCGGATCCAGATCTGTGTCGGTTACGGCGTCTGGACCGCCGGCGCCGGCTTTCAGCTGGGATGCGAGCGATTCGGGGCCCTCGCCGTACCGGCCGGACCCGGGAACCTGGACATGCAGATGCAGTTCCTCGTGGATTTTCAGCCGACGGTCATCTGCTCCACGGCGTCCATGGGGCTTCTCATGGCGGAGGAGGTGAACAGGCGGGGACTTCGCGACGCAGTCAACGTCAAAAAAGTTATCTTCGGTGCGGAACGGTCCAATGATGCCATGAGGAAGACCATTCTTGAACTGCTCGGGGCGGAACAGACCTTTGATATTCCCGGTCTCACTGAACTCTACGGCCCGGGGACGGGCCTTGATTGTGAACATCATACCGGTATCCATTACTGGGCGGACTATTACATCATGGAGCTCCTTGATCCGGACACCCTCGAGCCCGTGCCGGAAGGGGAGGTTGGTGAAATGGTGTATACAACACTTCGTAAGGAGGGTGCGCCGCTCATCCGCTATCGCTCCCGGGACCTGACGCGCCTCATTCCCGGAGACTGCCCCTGCGGATCGCCGCTGCCCCGCCATGACCGGATCCTCGGGCGTTCCGATGACATGTTCATCATCAGGGGAGTGAACATATATCCCGGTCATATCGACGAGATCCTTGCCCGGCAGAAGGGGGTCGGAAGCGAGTACCAGATCCATCTTGAGCGCGGCGACGACGGGAAGGATTATATGACGATCAGGGTGGAACGGGCCGGGGGAGTATCCCCCGGCGATGACGCAGGAACGGCGCGTGTCATAGAGAGAGAGATACAGAAAGGCATTCTCGTCAGCGGGACCGTTGAGATAGTTGATCATCACTCCCTGCCGAGGACGGAAAGGAAATCGAAACGGGTTTTCGATAACCGGGAATAA
- a CDS encoding 4Fe-4S binding protein, with protein sequence MNMEQRILMGNEAIGRGIIESGCTLVSSYPGTPASEILESVAAFAAEDAVPLHVEWSVNEKVAYEVALGNSYTGKRSAVAMKQVGLNVASDPFMRSAYLGVKGGLVVVVADDPGPHSSQTEQDSRFFACFARVPVFDPSNPTEAKDMVGKALELSEEYEIPVMLRPTTRVCHARQNVAVHAPKRPDRKAHFEKDPGRWVATPQFLTGLHRGLNDKIDAIAGRRDFFPSLTGGDGSRPRSCIISSGVAYANVYELLNDLGILGTIDLYKVDVPYPLNRHFIEEINTRYEEILVIEETYPTIEMQLQNGAVRGRLSKTVPDQGELMPEVIEKVLRSFLNLPEERGEEKPAVRGVRPTLCPGCPHRAAFYAIRKTFPKGIFPSDIGCYTLGMNFGAVDTCHCMGACISQGAGLYHAYAADGDEYPTIVVTIGDSTFFHAGMPALVNAVFTGARFILVILDNSTTAMTGNQPTPQVGVLADGRRGNPVYIPDLVTASGVRFLRECDPYDVEKFTEHLREADEYCRGAQGSVAVIISRHPCIMDREALKSQRRFRVAVTEECTGCKVCITRFECPAIVFDEEAERAHIDQNICIGCGVCEVACPVGAISVEEMGEDR encoded by the coding sequence ATGAACATGGAACAGAGAATTCTTATGGGAAACGAGGCTATCGGCAGGGGGATCATCGAGTCGGGATGCACGCTCGTTTCTTCCTATCCGGGGACCCCGGCGTCGGAGATCCTTGAGTCGGTCGCCGCCTTTGCCGCTGAAGATGCCGTTCCCCTGCATGTTGAGTGGTCGGTCAATGAAAAGGTCGCTTATGAAGTGGCCCTGGGAAACAGCTACACGGGAAAACGCTCGGCCGTGGCCATGAAGCAGGTGGGTCTCAACGTGGCCTCCGATCCTTTCATGCGCTCGGCCTACCTGGGGGTCAAGGGAGGTCTCGTGGTCGTGGTCGCCGATGACCCGGGCCCGCACAGTTCCCAGACGGAACAGGACAGCAGGTTCTTTGCCTGCTTCGCCCGCGTGCCCGTTTTCGATCCTTCGAATCCCACAGAAGCTAAGGATATGGTGGGGAAGGCCCTGGAGCTTTCCGAAGAATACGAAATACCCGTCATGTTGCGTCCCACGACGCGGGTCTGTCATGCGAGGCAGAACGTGGCGGTCCATGCTCCAAAGAGGCCCGATCGAAAGGCGCATTTTGAAAAGGACCCCGGGCGGTGGGTGGCGACGCCGCAGTTTCTGACGGGCCTTCACCGGGGCCTGAACGACAAGATCGACGCGATCGCCGGCCGGCGGGACTTTTTCCCCTCCCTCACCGGCGGCGACGGTTCACGGCCCCGCTCCTGCATCATATCCTCCGGTGTGGCCTATGCCAATGTGTACGAGCTCCTCAACGACCTGGGCATACTGGGAACGATCGACCTCTACAAGGTTGACGTACCATACCCGCTGAACAGGCATTTCATCGAGGAGATTAATACCCGGTATGAAGAGATCCTGGTGATCGAGGAGACCTACCCGACCATTGAAATGCAGTTGCAGAACGGCGCGGTCCGCGGCCGGCTTTCAAAGACCGTTCCCGACCAGGGTGAATTGATGCCCGAGGTCATTGAGAAGGTGTTGCGTTCGTTCCTGAACTTACCGGAGGAGAGGGGAGAGGAGAAACCGGCGGTCCGGGGCGTCAGGCCGACGCTTTGCCCGGGATGCCCGCACCGTGCCGCGTTTTACGCGATCCGGAAAACCTTTCCGAAGGGCATATTCCCCAGCGATATCGGCTGCTATACCTTGGGAATGAATTTCGGCGCCGTCGACACCTGCCACTGCATGGGGGCTTGCATCAGCCAGGGAGCGGGACTGTACCATGCATATGCGGCGGACGGGGATGAATATCCCACCATCGTGGTGACCATCGGCGATTCCACCTTCTTTCACGCGGGAATGCCGGCACTGGTGAACGCCGTGTTCACCGGCGCCCGGTTCATTCTTGTCATCCTCGATAATTCGACGACGGCCATGACGGGGAACCAGCCGACGCCGCAGGTGGGGGTCCTGGCGGACGGCCGCCGAGGGAATCCCGTTTATATTCCCGACCTCGTGACGGCGAGCGGCGTGCGGTTCCTTCGGGAATGCGATCCCTATGACGTCGAGAAATTCACCGAGCATCTGCGGGAAGCCGATGAATACTGCCGCGGTGCTCAGGGAAGCGTGGCAGTGATCATCTCCCGGCATCCCTGCATTATGGACCGTGAGGCCTTGAAAAGCCAGCGTCGGTTCCGGGTTGCCGTTACGGAAGAGTGCACGGGCTGTAAGGTCTGTATAACGCGGTTTGAATGTCCCGCCATCGTTTTTGACGAAGAAGCGGAGCGCGCTCATATCGATCAGAACATCTGTATCGGATGCGGTGTCTGCGAGGTTGCCTGCCCTGTGGGTGCCATATCGGTGGAAGAAATGGGGGAAGATCGGTGA
- a CDS encoding 2-oxoacid:acceptor oxidoreductase family protein: protein MRCLRGCLPCGCHIGGRNGGRSVKQQIIISGKGGQGVLFLTRLLAEAGMVAGLPVLTSETHGMAMRGGTVISHVKVGSFMSPLIRKGGADAGLFLSHSNIAIHGDYVGPGGRCVVNTDRAGDFLGVDATEYARELGSLLMTNLVLLGYAITKGVLFCDASLMRTVIEQTSPPRKRELNLRGFERGLHL, encoded by the coding sequence ATGCGGTGTCTGCGAGGTTGCCTGCCCTGTGGGTGCCATATCGGTGGAAGAAATGGGGGAAGATCGGTGAAACAGCAGATCATCATCAGCGGAAAAGGCGGCCAGGGGGTTCTCTTTTTGACGAGGTTGCTCGCGGAAGCGGGGATGGTGGCGGGACTTCCGGTCCTGACGTCGGAGACCCACGGCATGGCGATGCGGGGTGGCACGGTTATTTCCCACGTCAAGGTCGGTTCCTTCATGAGCCCGCTGATCCGAAAGGGCGGTGCCGACGCGGGACTGTTCCTTTCCCATTCGAATATCGCGATCCATGGAGATTATGTGGGACCGGGTGGCCGGTGCGTGGTCAATACCGACCGCGCGGGCGACTTTCTCGGGGTCGATGCGACGGAATATGCCCGGGAACTCGGCTCGTTGCTCATGACGAACCTGGTCCTGCTGGGGTATGCGATCACAAAGGGCGTCCTCTTCTGCGATGCTTCCCTGATGAGGACGGTTATTGAACAAACTTCTCCCCCCCGCAAGCGGGAGCTCAATCTGCGGGGATTTGAGAGGGGATTACATCTGTAA
- a CDS encoding TRAP transporter substrate-binding protein, translating into MKQGGLLIKVAGIVGVIILGLAFIAPPAVAGPVTLSYANFPPASTFPCVQMERWKEEVEKRTGGAVAINTFPGGTLLGAKNMLDGVIGGQADIGCFAMSYHPGRFPIIEAIDLPLGWPNATVASLSLMDLYEKYRPESFAKVKVLTLFTCPPANIMSIEPVRTLDDLKGMEIRAAGTGVKVLELLGASPIGMPQSDVPDALHKKVIEGMASSLEVMKDFNYAEYCRYITMTNLQVVTFAVVMNLDRWDSLPADVQKVLDDLAREQAQWTGQYVDGHVNEAVAWSKKTYNVEMIELSTDDRARMKKMLEPLTEGYVGRVGDQVPARTIIDDVLEFKEKYSKLY; encoded by the coding sequence ATGAAACAAGGAGGGTTGTTAATCAAGGTTGCCGGAATCGTGGGGGTGATCATCCTGGGGCTGGCGTTCATCGCACCGCCGGCCGTTGCGGGACCCGTCACCCTTTCCTACGCCAATTTCCCCCCGGCGTCCACCTTTCCCTGTGTCCAGATGGAACGGTGGAAGGAAGAGGTGGAAAAGCGGACGGGTGGGGCCGTGGCGATCAACACCTTTCCGGGAGGCACGCTCCTGGGAGCGAAGAACATGCTGGACGGCGTCATCGGCGGCCAGGCCGATATCGGCTGTTTCGCCATGTCCTATCATCCGGGCCGCTTTCCCATCATCGAGGCGATCGACCTGCCTCTGGGATGGCCGAACGCAACCGTGGCGAGCCTGTCGCTGATGGACCTGTATGAAAAATACCGGCCCGAATCTTTCGCGAAGGTCAAGGTACTGACCCTGTTCACCTGCCCCCCGGCCAACATCATGTCCATCGAGCCGGTCCGGACCCTTGACGATCTGAAGGGGATGGAGATCAGGGCCGCCGGAACGGGAGTGAAGGTTCTCGAGCTTCTCGGGGCGAGCCCCATTGGCATGCCGCAGTCGGATGTTCCCGATGCGCTCCACAAGAAGGTCATCGAAGGAATGGCCTCCTCCCTGGAAGTGATGAAGGATTTCAACTATGCCGAATACTGCCGCTATATCACCATGACCAATCTCCAGGTGGTGACCTTCGCGGTGGTCATGAATCTCGATCGCTGGGACTCATTGCCGGCAGATGTGCAGAAGGTTCTCGACGACCTGGCCCGTGAACAGGCGCAGTGGACCGGACAATATGTGGACGGGCACGTCAACGAGGCCGTCGCGTGGTCGAAGAAGACCTACAATGTCGAGATGATCGAACTTTCCACCGATGACAGGGCGCGCATGAAGAAAATGCTTGAGCCGCTGACCGAGGGGTATGTGGGACGAGTGGGAGACCAGGTTCCCGCCAGAACGATCATTGATGACGTGCTTGAGTTCAAGGAAAAATATTCAAAACTGTATTAG
- a CDS encoding TRAP transporter small permease — protein MERLIALLDRVSTLINRVLTAIAGTVLVLMVVLGSANVALRGFGLPIQGTFEMMGFFGAITAAFALGRTQIKREHIAVDVVIQFFPSPVRRFLSGVSYVIGAVFFALAAWQTALWGTNLWRVNELSETLRIIYFPFVYCVSLGCLVLSLVLFIDMLKVLNGTGEVHS, from the coding sequence ATGGAACGGCTCATCGCATTACTTGACCGGGTCAGCACGTTGATAAACCGGGTCCTGACCGCCATCGCCGGCACGGTTCTCGTGCTCATGGTGGTTCTCGGCTCGGCAAATGTCGCGCTTCGCGGATTCGGCCTCCCCATCCAGGGGACCTTTGAAATGATGGGGTTTTTCGGCGCCATAACGGCGGCCTTCGCGCTCGGAAGGACCCAGATCAAGCGGGAGCATATCGCTGTTGATGTGGTGATACAATTCTTCCCGTCCCCGGTCCGGCGTTTTCTCAGCGGTGTCAGTTACGTGATCGGCGCCGTGTTCTTCGCCCTGGCGGCGTGGCAGACGGCCCTGTGGGGAACGAATCTCTGGCGGGTCAATGAATTGTCCGAAACGCTTCGGATCATCTATTTCCCCTTCGTGTACTGTGTATCACTGGGCTGCCTGGTGCTGTCTTTGGTCCTTTTTATCGACATGCTCAAGGTTCTGAACGGAACCGGGGAGGTTCACTCATGA
- a CDS encoding TRAP transporter large permease translates to MTLTAIGLVGVAVLLFLLLFLGMPVGFTMAVVGFGGICYVISFKAALGMVGTELWSTFSSYGLTMVPLFVFMGQICFYSGLNRRLFKATHTVTGHVRGGLAMATVFACAGFAAICGSNTATAATMTTVSLPEMKKYHYDPALSVGSIACGSTLGVVIPPSVVLILVGLYTGQSISKLFYGGILAGIVLAILFMITIAILCWINPEWSPLGKRTSLKEKIRSMPGFFEAVTLFALVMGGLYAGVFTPTEAGAVGTFLALAMSLVRRTLTWQGFTAAVTDTLQVSCMVFVIIAGAVMFSRFLALTRIPFEMADWVAALPFAPVTILSVIFIIYIIGGALMDALALLLITIPIFFPVALKLGYDPLWFGVMITIITTLGAVTPPVGATTYVVAGMAKDVGLGGVFRGVLYFLPAYILCIILLMAVPQIITFLPGLIR, encoded by the coding sequence ATGACGCTTACCGCCATCGGTCTTGTGGGTGTTGCCGTTCTCCTGTTCCTGCTTCTCTTTCTCGGTATGCCCGTGGGGTTTACCATGGCCGTCGTCGGTTTCGGCGGTATCTGTTACGTGATCTCCTTCAAGGCAGCTCTGGGAATGGTGGGGACCGAGCTGTGGAGCACCTTTTCCTCCTACGGTCTGACCATGGTGCCCCTCTTCGTGTTCATGGGACAGATCTGTTTTTACTCGGGGCTTAACCGGCGGTTGTTCAAGGCGACCCACACGGTCACCGGCCATGTCCGGGGCGGTCTGGCAATGGCCACCGTCTTCGCCTGCGCGGGGTTCGCCGCTATCTGCGGATCCAACACGGCCACGGCGGCGACGATGACCACCGTGTCACTTCCCGAGATGAAAAAATACCATTATGACCCCGCGCTTTCCGTGGGGTCCATAGCATGCGGGTCAACGCTGGGAGTCGTCATTCCACCCAGCGTGGTCCTTATTCTGGTTGGACTCTACACGGGACAGTCCATCAGCAAGCTTTTTTACGGCGGCATCCTGGCGGGGATCGTCCTTGCCATCCTCTTTATGATCACCATTGCCATCCTCTGCTGGATAAACCCGGAATGGAGCCCCCTGGGAAAACGGACGTCGCTGAAGGAAAAGATCCGTTCCATGCCCGGCTTTTTTGAGGCCGTGACCCTTTTCGCTCTTGTCATGGGCGGGCTCTATGCCGGTGTTTTCACCCCCACCGAGGCCGGCGCCGTCGGGACCTTTCTCGCCCTTGCCATGAGCCTTGTCAGAAGGACCCTGACCTGGCAGGGGTTCACCGCCGCCGTCACCGACACGCTGCAGGTGTCCTGCATGGTCTTCGTGATCATCGCCGGCGCCGTCATGTTCAGCCGTTTTCTCGCCCTGACGCGCATTCCCTTTGAAATGGCGGACTGGGTCGCGGCGCTGCCCTTTGCGCCGGTGACGATACTGAGCGTCATATTCATCATATATATCATCGGCGGGGCCCTCATGGACGCCCTCGCCCTCCTGCTGATAACGATACCCATCTTTTTCCCCGTTGCCCTGAAACTGGGGTATGACCCGCTCTGGTTCGGTGTGATGATCACGATCATTACGACCCTGGGCGCCGTTACCCCTCCCGTGGGGGCCACGACGTACGTGGTGGCCGGAATGGCGAAAGACGTGGGACTCGGCGGGGTCTTCCGGGGGGTCCTTTATTTTCTGCCGGCCTATATCCTCTGTATCATCCTGCTCATGGCCGTTCCCCAGATCATCACCTTCCTTCCCGGCCTGATCCGGTAG
- a CDS encoding DUF3047 domain-containing protein, with protein sequence MRRRADRSMKPAPRRCREITLTDERRRSNNAGMAVIPHIDGLQRRSPLLRFALGAVLMVCLSVLCPGTELCSAGDDMVLLGFAVGSAEEGSALPHGWEHLEYLGKARNRVFTERDGAKGVVRMESLGSVSSLITFPDVPLQDYPCLVWRWKVNRAVGMAMEDRKDRNDAAARVRIIFGGKGEVSAAGRDGVVKLLETMGVQIPPMEPPGFKVDYIWGNRAQAGDFLAYPGSSYHKVFVLRSGNRQAGCWRWEKRDIVEDFRRSFGTEPPGITAVLILSDTDHTNEGVTAWFGSIVLMSEQSRGGGEKQ encoded by the coding sequence ATGCGAAGGCGGGCGGACCGCTCCATGAAACCGGCGCCCCGGCGCTGCCGTGAAATTACCTTGACAGACGAACGGCGAAGGTCGAATAATGCCGGCATGGCCGTAATTCCTCATATTGACGGGCTACAACGCCGGTCGCCGTTACTGCGATTCGCCCTCGGCGCGGTCCTGATGGTCTGCCTCTCGGTCCTGTGTCCCGGAACGGAACTGTGCAGCGCCGGGGATGATATGGTGCTTCTGGGGTTCGCCGTTGGATCGGCGGAGGAAGGGTCTGCCCTTCCACATGGCTGGGAACACCTTGAATATCTGGGAAAGGCGCGGAACCGCGTTTTTACGGAACGGGACGGAGCTAAAGGGGTTGTCCGCATGGAAAGCCTCGGCAGCGTGTCCTCCCTGATAACATTTCCCGATGTCCCTCTTCAGGACTATCCCTGTCTGGTATGGCGGTGGAAGGTGAACAGGGCCGTCGGCATGGCGATGGAAGACCGGAAGGACAGGAACGATGCCGCCGCCCGGGTCAGGATCATCTTCGGCGGAAAAGGTGAAGTGTCCGCCGCGGGCAGGGATGGTGTGGTGAAACTGCTTGAGACCATGGGTGTGCAGATCCCGCCGATGGAACCACCGGGATTCAAGGTAGATTACATCTGGGGGAACAGGGCACAGGCAGGAGACTTCCTCGCGTACCCCGGTTCCTCTTATCACAAGGTCTTCGTTCTGAGGAGCGGGAATCGCCAAGCCGGGTGCTGGCGATGGGAAAAGCGCGACATCGTCGAAGATTTCCGGCGATCTTTCGGAACGGAACCCCCCGGTATCACAGCGGTCCTCATCCTCAGCGACACGGACCATACCAATGAGGGAGTGACCGCCTGGTTCGGCAGCATCGTCCTCATGTCGGAACAGTCCCGGGGCGGCGGCGAGAAGCAATGA
- the rsmB gene encoding 16S rRNA (cytosine(967)-C(5))-methyltransferase RsmB, protein MKASPRSMAVLILNRVEEERSYAGPLLDAGRSATGMDDIKDRRLLTQIVYGVLRHRGRLDWVLAAFYRGDFSSMEVGLKNILRVGLYQILLLDRIPSYAAVNEAVKAARKMFPGRDRLVNGILRGALRGMGNIAYPDPLEEPAGYLSVFHSHPQWLVSRWIDELGVEETRRLCESNNEEPPLTLRVNRLKADRGEILSLLRREQCGAVPASVAPQGVILERTDGAITDMGLFRDGYIQPQDEASQLIAHLVEPKPGEMVLDLCSGNGVKTTHLAELMNNRGTIVAVDVNGDKIGHLKRLAARLGVDIIRTLVQDATQDLGASFHKAFDRILVDVPCSGLGTLRRNPEIKWRISPEDLKELVPLQKKLLNQAAAYLKKGGSIVYSTCTIDREENEDMVRDFLDDHPGFRHSHPPVALSNVAPPGTFFRSFPHHHGMDGFFGAVLQRGE, encoded by the coding sequence ATGAAAGCAAGTCCACGCTCCATGGCGGTCCTCATCCTGAATCGCGTCGAAGAAGAGAGATCCTACGCAGGTCCATTGCTCGATGCCGGGCGGTCCGCCACCGGCATGGACGATATAAAGGACAGGCGGCTGCTCACTCAGATCGTATACGGGGTTCTCCGGCACCGGGGGCGTCTCGACTGGGTGCTCGCCGCGTTCTACCGGGGCGACTTCTCGTCAATGGAGGTGGGGCTGAAAAATATTCTTCGTGTCGGCCTCTACCAGATACTTCTCCTTGACAGGATACCCTCATACGCGGCCGTGAACGAGGCGGTGAAAGCGGCTCGAAAAATGTTCCCGGGGCGTGACAGGCTGGTAAACGGAATCCTGCGGGGAGCGCTCAGAGGGATGGGTAATATCGCCTATCCGGATCCCCTCGAAGAGCCCGCCGGATACCTGTCGGTCTTTCATTCACATCCCCAGTGGCTCGTGTCCCGGTGGATAGATGAACTGGGGGTGGAGGAGACACGCCGGCTCTGTGAATCCAATAATGAAGAGCCTCCGCTGACGCTGCGGGTGAACCGCTTGAAAGCTGACCGCGGGGAGATCCTGTCACTGCTGCGTCGGGAGCAATGCGGGGCGGTGCCCGCAAGCGTCGCTCCCCAGGGCGTTATTCTTGAACGAACTGACGGCGCGATCACCGACATGGGACTTTTCCGTGACGGGTATATCCAGCCGCAGGACGAAGCATCCCAGCTCATCGCTCATCTCGTCGAGCCGAAGCCGGGTGAGATGGTGCTGGACCTCTGTTCGGGAAACGGTGTCAAGACGACACATCTTGCTGAATTGATGAACAATCGGGGGACCATTGTCGCCGTTGATGTCAACGGTGACAAGATCGGGCATCTGAAACGCCTTGCCGCCCGGCTCGGTGTCGATATCATCCGGACCCTGGTGCAAGATGCCACACAGGACCTGGGCGCGTCCTTTCACAAGGCCTTTGACCGCATACTGGTTGATGTCCCCTGTTCAGGGCTCGGGACATTACGGAGGAATCCGGAGATCAAGTGGCGTATCAGCCCGGAGGATCTGAAGGAACTGGTTCCTCTCCAAAAAAAACTATTGAATCAGGCAGCCGCTTATCTTAAAAAGGGGGGCAGTATCGTTTACAGCACCTGCACGATAGACAGAGAAGAGAACGAAGATATGGTGAGGGATTTCCTGGACGATCACCCCGGTTTCCGCCACAGTCATCCCCCCGTTGCTTTGAGCAATGTGGCGCCTCCCGGTACGTTCTTCAGGTCTTTCCCTCACCACCATGGTATGGACGGTTTTTTCGGGGCCGTCCTTCAAAGAGGGGAGTGA
- a CDS encoding hydrolase gives MENVGPTRADALELLHRYNESDSLRKHAYAVESVMRHIARKRGEDEDKWGVIGLIHDLDYERYPDQHCTMTKKILEEEGWPAEYIRAAVSHGWGICSDVKPESVLEKTLYAIDELTGLVAASALVRPSKSVLDLTVKSVRKKWKSPAFAAGVDRSIIEKGAGMLDLDVAELIEDTIMGMRDVAADIGLEGEPS, from the coding sequence ATGGAGAACGTCGGACCGACGCGCGCAGACGCCCTGGAACTGCTTCACCGCTATAATGAGAGTGACAGCCTCAGAAAGCACGCCTATGCCGTGGAATCGGTCATGCGCCATATCGCCAGGAAGCGCGGTGAGGACGAGGACAAATGGGGGGTCATCGGACTGATCCATGATCTTGACTACGAACGATACCCGGACCAGCACTGCACGATGACGAAAAAGATCCTGGAAGAGGAAGGGTGGCCCGCCGAGTATATCAGGGCCGCCGTTTCCCACGGCTGGGGGATCTGCTCCGACGTCAAACCGGAAAGTGTTCTTGAAAAAACACTGTACGCCATCGACGAACTGACGGGGCTGGTGGCGGCCAGCGCTCTTGTCAGGCCGTCAAAGAGCGTTCTGGACCTGACGGTCAAATCGGTCAGGAAAAAATGGAAGTCCCCGGCCTTTGCCGCCGGTGTCGATCGCTCCATCATTGAGAAGGGCGCCGGGATGCTGGATCTCGATGTGGCTGAGCTTATCGAGGATACCATCATGGGAATGCGCGATGTCGCGGCGGATATCGGACTCGAGGGTGAACCGTCCTGA
- a CDS encoding MBL fold metallo-hydrolase has translation MFLKQMQVGFLAVCAYIVGDRDTGEGLVIDPAASTEDIAAEAERNGITLKYIVNTHGHVDHISGNADMQKLTGARIVIHEADAPLLTQTPSMMLRMFRAKASPPADIIVRDGDVISVGGVNLNVIHTPGHTPGGMSLYLPGYVFTGDTLFVESVGRTDLPGASWNVMYNSIMKKLMTLPDETIVLPGHNYGRTPTSTIGNERRNNPFLR, from the coding sequence GTGTTCCTGAAACAGATGCAGGTGGGTTTTCTCGCTGTCTGTGCCTATATCGTGGGGGATCGTGATACCGGTGAAGGACTGGTCATCGACCCCGCCGCCTCGACGGAAGACATCGCCGCGGAAGCGGAGCGGAACGGCATCACCCTTAAATACATCGTCAATACCCATGGTCATGTCGACCATATCTCGGGAAATGCGGACATGCAGAAGCTGACAGGTGCCCGGATCGTTATCCATGAGGCCGATGCCCCCCTGTTGACCCAGACGCCGTCCATGATGCTGCGGATGTTCAGAGCGAAGGCGTCACCGCCGGCGGACATTATCGTCCGCGACGGCGATGTGATCAGCGTCGGCGGGGTGAACCTGAACGTCATCCATACACCGGGGCACACCCCGGGAGGGATGTCGCTTTACCTGCCGGGCTATGTGTTCACCGGGGACACTCTCTTTGTGGAAAGCGTGGGCCGGACGGATCTTCCCGGTGCCTCGTGGAATGTAATGTACAATTCGATCATGAAAAAACTCATGACGCTTCCCGATGAGACCATTGTTCTGCCCGGTCACAATTATGGAAGAACCCCCACGTCGACCATCGGGAATGAGCGGCGCAACAATCCTTTCTTGCGATAG